The following DNA comes from Fervidibacillus albus.
GGGTATTGAAGGACGTTCCCCATTATCGGCTTATTTCTGACAGTTTATTACATCTTTGCGACTATTACTCTCAATTACAAATTCATAAACACGTCCATCCCCGTGATCGGGTCGGTCGGCTACGAAATTGGTTTTTTGAACATCAAGATCAATTTCCAGAATTAAAATGGTACGAATTTTCCGCCAGTGCTGGTTCAACGTTAGGTATCTTTTGTCTCGTTTCTTACGCGATGAGGGAAGATTTTTCTGAGAGTGACCAGTCTGCTATTTTGCAAGGCTATTTTCCGTACATTCAAGGATTACATATTTTACTCGATTATTTCATCGATCAAAGGGAGGATCGGTTAGAAGGGGATTTAAACTTTTGTACGTATTATAAAGATTTGGCGACGTTCGTGAACCGCATGGCCCTGTTTATTCGACGGGCGGATGATTATACGAAAGGATTGCCGGATGAGAAATTTCATCGGTTGATCAATCGGGGACTTTTAGGGTTGTATTTATCCGATGAAAAGGTAAAGGACGATGAATCGATTCATCGTACGGTAAAACAGTTATTGAATTTTGGAGGATTAAAATCGAAATTTTTTTATATGAATGCGAAACTGTATCGGAAATGGCAACAAGTTGTACAGTAATCGAAGGAGGAAAAGAAGTTGGCGCTTGTGTTAAGCATTTTAGATCAATCACCGATCTCCGAAGGGAAAACAGCAAAGGAAGCGTTACAAGAAACGGTGGAACTGGCCGTACGGGCGGAAGAGTGGGGTTATAAACGGTTTTGGGTTTCCGAACACCACGATTCTTTTCATTTAGCAGGTTCTTCTCCAGAAGTACTTGCCGCATACTTACTAGCCAAGACGAAAAGGATTCGAATCGGTTCCGGTGGGGTTATGCTTTCCCATTATAGTCCGTATAAAGTGGCTGAAAATTTCCGTTTATTGGAAAGTTTGGCACCGGGCCGAATCGACCTCGGTATTGGACGGGCACCAGGGGGGATGCCGAGGTCGACAATTGCATTAAACAATCGCCGTTCGAGGGGAGTGGAAATTTTTCCTGAGAAGGTCGATGCCTTGTTAAAATACGTACACGATGATTTGCCCGAAGACGATCCACTTTACGGGTTAAAAGCGACACCGATGACGGAAACGAAACCGACCGTGTGGATGCTCGGTTCGAGTGGTGGAGGAGCTAAAATCGCTGCGGAGATGGGACTTCCCTACGCCTTCGCCCACTTTATTAACGGGGAAGGTGGAGAGAAAGCTATGGATTATTATTTAA
Coding sequences within:
- a CDS encoding tetraprenyl-beta-curcumene synthase family protein, translating into MTTVPTRALPLMIRSYKQIFPAVHKELAYWKKRAENIPDPELRKQAVASIETKTFHCEGGAIYALLAKERYQKVIPFIVAYQTISDYLDNLCDRSTSLDPLDFSALHESMHHALTVGAEQTDYYRYRNEREDGGYLSELVETCQRVLKDVPHYRLISDSLLHLCDYYSQLQIHKHVHPRDRVGRLRNWFFEHQDQFPELKWYEFSASAGSTLGIFCLVSYAMREDFSESDQSAILQGYFPYIQGLHILLDYFIDQREDRLEGDLNFCTYYKDLATFVNRMALFIRRADDYTKGLPDEKFHRLINRGLLGLYLSDEKVKDDESIHRTVKQLLNFGGLKSKFFYMNAKLYRKWQQVVQ
- a CDS encoding LLM class flavin-dependent oxidoreductase, giving the protein MALVLSILDQSPISEGKTAKEALQETVELAVRAEEWGYKRFWVSEHHDSFHLAGSSPEVLAAYLLAKTKRIRIGSGGVMLSHYSPYKVAENFRLLESLAPGRIDLGIGRAPGGMPRSTIALNNRRSRGVEIFPEKVDALLKYVHDDLPEDDPLYGLKATPMTETKPTVWMLGSSGGGAKIAAEMGLPYAFAHFINGEGGEKAMDYYLKHFQPSTYNKRARNIVSVFVICAETDKEAQRIASSLDYSLLMIGYENESKGTPSIEKALSYQYSRYELARIRENRKRMIVGSPGKVKEELYKLSERFQTNEVMLVTITYDFKDKLKSFELIAKELLS